From a single Nothobranchius furzeri strain GRZ-AD chromosome 7, NfurGRZ-RIMD1, whole genome shotgun sequence genomic region:
- the LOC107382701 gene encoding rho family-interacting cell polarization regulator 1 → MPSRSAVAPKVPQPERVDQVYEALKKGLESYLHVHRTDLDNLNREIQESKRNSRLGFLYEFDQQVKVIENNIRSLEVHLNKVKGIYEGYCQQRRLRDEATKLMKENKSASGGKETKERFVKANKDYKEYSERMCALENTLQSQLGQFNIKMKGLAGFARLCAGDQYEILMKYGRQRWKLHGSIEANNNQVWDNGKVAVFPFIGEFLCVKVTELKSLAHHVVVGNIVCETKDLFAPLPQKVAVDVNDPGTIKMVLEVTWYPVPKDSSGSFTDVENSQISTLALSSSPTLPQNENHSLDTPIDDDLYEVPDLDLPPPLPEKKRHRPQKESVYEQADPPVGAAGYAFNPPSEYGESGLVDSDLEDTLEILISALEEYKQFCDLQKLEHELRLLQSSLKGCSHRQSRSMDSADSSVERALSSFDFLGASDGVNNRTSCTRPTNGRPHLTTGCTTLDCCLLVHLNNCGAQLMHLGVSGPLRCKETYAIDKLLREARVLKTICLITEDDPRRPRQPTEVIPELAQCHGAESLWKQCVGHDSVYAVSADSFLTTLSTVYSSVLSERTNPVVLCLAERILEQRLSQQDDTDGLMMTIFQLWNYLGSNGISDMETHLIEVAEEVWLLQNLSSGDEDVVLSVLHSPTECSLKREGVQAVANLLDDPRVKVSAAASSVLRILAAEPRQRDQVLVHCMEMLEDDNVEVRVCGCKALGYLMATESIDQLVYLCQMDKQEVQQAATETLLKLGEEGVMALRDTEMSQEQSADALPEDYWRV, encoded by the exons ATGCCCAGCAGGTCCGCCGTAGCTCCTAAAGTTCCTCAACCAGAGAGAGTAGATCAAGTCTATGAGGCCTTAAAGAAAGGCCTCGA GTCTTACCTGCATGTTCATAGGACAGACCTGGATAACTTAAACAGAGAAATCCAAGAATCCAAAAGGAATTCCAGACTG gGTTTCCTTTATGAATTTGACCAG CAAGTTAAGGTGATTGAGAATAACATAAGAAGTCTGGAGGTTCACCTCAACAAG GTTAAGGGGATTTATGAAGGCTACTGCCAGCAGAGGAGACTGAGAGATGAAGCCACCAAGCTGATGAAGGAAAACAAATCCGCTTCAGGAGGCAAAGAAACCAAAGAGAGATTTGTGAAGGCAAATAAGGATTATAAGGAGTACTCTGAG AGAATGTGTGCGTTGGAGAATACACTACAGAGTCAGCTGGGACAGTTCAACATCAAGATGAAAG GTCTGGCTGGATTTGCCAGGCTGTGTGCAGGAGACCAGTACGAG ATCTTAATGAAGTATGGCCGACAGCGATGGAAGCTGCATGGAAGTATAGAAGCAAATAATAATCAAGTCTGGGACAACGGAAAGGTGGCGGTCTTTCCGTTCATTGGCGAGTTTCTTTGTGTAAAG GTGACAGAGCTGAAGAGCTTAGCCCATCACGTGGTTGTAGGAAACATCGTCTGTGAGACCAAGGACCTGTTTGCTCCTCTGCCTCAGAAGGTTGCTGTAGACGTTAATGACCCGGGCACCATCAAGATGGTCCTGGAGGTCACCTGGTA TCCAGTTCCCAAAGATTCCTCAGGTTCCTTCACAGATGTGGAGAATTCCCAAATATCAACTCTAGCCCTAAGTTCCTCCCCAACTCTGCCTCAAAATGAAAACCAT AGTCTCGACACCCCAATTGATGATGATTTATATGAAGTACCGGACCTCGACCTTCCACCTCCTTTACCGGAAAAAAAGAGGCACCGACCTCAGAAG GAGTCGGTCTATGAGCAAGCAGATCCACCTGTGGGAGCAGCAGGTTATGCATTTAACCCGCCCTCAGAATACGGTGAGTCTGGCCTGGTGGACAGCGACCTGGAGGACACTCTGGAAATTCTGATTTCCGCTCTGGAGGAATATAAACAATTCTGTGATTTACAAAAACTGGAGCATGAACTCAGACTGCTGCAGAGCTCACTAAAG GGCTGCAGCCACAGGCAGTCACGCAGCATGGACAGCGCGGACAGCTCCGTGGAAAGAGCTCTAAGCAGCTTCGACTTCCTTGGTGCATCAGACGGTGTAAACAATAGGACAAGCTGCACGAGGCCCACAAATGGCAG ACCTCACCTCACCACAGGCTGCACCACTCTGGACTGCTGCCTGCTTGTTCACCTGAACAACTGTGGAGCACAGCTGATG CACCTGGGTGTGTCGGGTCCTCTGAGGTGTAAAGAGACGTACGCCATCGACAAACTTCTGAGAGAGGCTCGTGTTTTAAAAACCATCTGTTTAATCACTGAGGACGACCCCCGCAGACCCAGACAACCTACTGAAG TGATACCAGAGCTGGCTCAGTGTCATGGAGCCGAGTCACTATGGAAGCAGTGTGTGGGACACGACAGCGTGTACGCCGTCTCTGCTGATAGCTTTTTGACAACCTTGTCCACAGTCTACTCCAGTGTGCTGAGTGAAAGAACCAACCCAG TTGTCCTGTGCCTGGCTGAGCGGATTCTGGAGCAAAGGCTTTCACAGCAAGACGACACTGATGGACTGATGATGACAATATTCCAGCTGTGGAATTACCTGGGGTCTAATGGCATCAGTGACATGGAGACGCACCTCATCGAGGTGGCAGAGGAAG TGTGGCTGCTGCAGAACTTGTCTTCAGGGGACGAGGATGTGGTCTTAAGTGTGCTGCACTCTCCTACTGAGTGCAGCCTGAAGAGGGAAGGAGTTCAAGCTGTGGCCAATTTACTGGACGATCCACGAGTAAAAGTGTCGGCTGCTGCCAGCTCCGTTCTGAGAATCCTGGCTGCTGAGCCCAGACAGAGAGAccag GTTCTGGTTCACTGTATGGAGATGTTAGAGGATGATAACGTGGAAGTCAGAGTTTGTGGATGTAAAGCTTTAGGATATCTCATG GCGACTGAAAGCATCGATCAGCTGGTGTATCTTTGTCAGATGGACAAACAAGAAGTTCAACAAGCTGCCACAGAAACTCTCCTGAAGCTGG GTGAGGAAGGAGTCATGGCCCTCAGAGACACCGAGATGTCTCAGGAACAATCAGCAGACGCTTTACCTGAGGATTATTGGCGAGTTTAG
- the LOC107382703 gene encoding beta-2-microglobulin, whose product MKELVYVVALLFLTELISAKLAEPQVQVYSRNPGQYDKSNVLICHVSGFHPPEIRVDLLKNGQEITAAKQTDLAFEEDWHYHMTKHVPFTPRTGDKFECRVSHMGKTKHYFWEPDM is encoded by the exons ATGAAGGAACTCGTCTATGTCGTGGCTCTGCTTTTCCTAACAGAGTTAATATCAGCAAAACTAG CTGAACCACAGGTCCAGGTGTACAGTCGTAACCCAGGACAGTATGATAAATCAAACGTCCTCATCTGCCACGTCAGCGGCTTCCACCCACCAGAGATCCGCGTTGATCTGCTAAAGAATGGACAAGAAATAACCGCAGCAAAGCAGACTGACCTGGCCTTTGAGGAGGACTGGCATTATCACATGACCAAACACGTGCCTTTCACTCCGAGGACCGGAGATAAGTTTGAATGCAGAGTATCTCACATGGGGAAGACGAAGCATTACTTTTGGG AACCAGATATGTAA
- the LOC107382722 gene encoding sialic acid-binding Ig-like lectin 12 isoform X1 → MIHKCVFKLHTGSDCRLVMSLILVTSTLFLRFLFVSGSPYCAANEAKLFITTSKTLKATSGSCLIIPCHFKSEEGVHLSGITFGVWIKDNPKFTDYPENVVFNSSGSVRDYPMEMTGNLSQNNCTTMFFNLTKDHSKDIFFRVENATFKATACSNPVKIKVKDSPWRPRITTSGGLEELKEKESVSITCSAPTPCPLSPPELTWNLQPDSGRQTQKNPDETSTTKIQENVTLSDTHDGYNITCSVSYPVDGGKRLKTTETVTLHVSYAPKDTSASISPSGLVSAGSWVTLSCSSLAKPPVSSFSWFRISSEGPVQVSEEQLYSFDVSEGGEFYCVAANVLGNQTSSRIKLRVGGHFSSSGAFVGGIVGIIYSSVQLLSLGG, encoded by the exons ATGATtcataaatgtgtttttaaactaCACACTGGTTCTGATTGCAGACTCGTCATGTCTCTCATTCTGGTGACATCTACGTTGTTCCTGAGGTTCCTCTTTGTGTCCG GTAGCCCATATTGTGCTGCTAACGAAGCAAAGCTCTTCATTACTACTTCAAAGACCTTGAAGGCCACGAGTGGATCTTGTTTAATAATCCCGTGTCACTTCAAAAGTGAAGAAGGGGTCCACCTCTCAGGGATCACCTTTGGAGTGTGGATCAAAGACAATCCCAAATTCACAGACTACCCAGAAAATGTGGTTTTCAACAGCAGTGGGTCAGTGAGAGACTATCCGATGGAAATGACTGGAAATCTGAGCcaaaacaactgcaccaccatgttcTTCAATTTAACCAAAGATCACTCAAAAGATATCTTCTTCAGAGTTGAGAATGCAACATTCAAGGCGACGGCTTGTAGTAATCCTGTTAAAATCAAGGTCAAAG ATTCTCCTTGGAGACCCAGGATTACCACCTCAGGAGGTCTGGAGGAGCTGAAGGAGAAGGAGTCTGTCTCTATAACCTGCTCAGCTCCGACTCCCTGTCCACTCTCACCTCCTGAACTCACCTGGAATCTCCAACCAGACTCTGGCAGACAAACACAGAAGAACCCAGATGAAACCTCTACAACTAAAATCCAGGAGAACGTGACTCTGTCAGACACACATGATGGATACAACATCACATGCTCTGTCTCATACCCTGTGGATGGAGGAAAACGTCTGAAAACAACAGAGACAGTGACTCTTCATGTTTCCT ATGCCCCTAAAGACACCTCAGCATCCATCAGTCCATCAGGTTTGGTGTCAGCAGGTAGCTGGGTGACGCTGAGCTGCTCCAGTTTAGCCAAGCCTCCCGTCAGCAGCTTCAGCTGGTTCAGGATCAGCTCAGAGGGACCCGTTCAAGTATCTGAGGAGCAGCTTTACAGCTTCGACGTCTCTGAGGGAGGAGAGTTTTACTGTGTGGCTGCAAACGTTCTGGGGAATCAGACGTCATCAAGGATCAAACTAAGAGTTGGAG gacATTTTTCATCATCGGGAGCTTTTGTTGGAGGAATTGTTGGGATCATCTATTCATCTGTGCAGTTATTGTCTTTAG GTGGATGA
- the LOC107382722 gene encoding sialic acid-binding Ig-like lectin 12 isoform X2 — protein sequence MSLILVTSTLFLRFLFVSGSPYCAANEAKLFITTSKTLKATSGSCLIIPCHFKSEEGVHLSGITFGVWIKDNPKFTDYPENVVFNSSGSVRDYPMEMTGNLSQNNCTTMFFNLTKDHSKDIFFRVENATFKATACSNPVKIKVKDSPWRPRITTSGGLEELKEKESVSITCSAPTPCPLSPPELTWNLQPDSGRQTQKNPDETSTTKIQENVTLSDTHDGYNITCSVSYPVDGGKRLKTTETVTLHVSYAPKDTSASISPSGLVSAGSWVTLSCSSLAKPPVSSFSWFRISSEGPVQVSEEQLYSFDVSEGGEFYCVAANVLGNQTSSRIKLRVGGHFSSSGAFVGGIVGIIYSSVQLLSLGG from the exons ATGTCTCTCATTCTGGTGACATCTACGTTGTTCCTGAGGTTCCTCTTTGTGTCCG GTAGCCCATATTGTGCTGCTAACGAAGCAAAGCTCTTCATTACTACTTCAAAGACCTTGAAGGCCACGAGTGGATCTTGTTTAATAATCCCGTGTCACTTCAAAAGTGAAGAAGGGGTCCACCTCTCAGGGATCACCTTTGGAGTGTGGATCAAAGACAATCCCAAATTCACAGACTACCCAGAAAATGTGGTTTTCAACAGCAGTGGGTCAGTGAGAGACTATCCGATGGAAATGACTGGAAATCTGAGCcaaaacaactgcaccaccatgttcTTCAATTTAACCAAAGATCACTCAAAAGATATCTTCTTCAGAGTTGAGAATGCAACATTCAAGGCGACGGCTTGTAGTAATCCTGTTAAAATCAAGGTCAAAG ATTCTCCTTGGAGACCCAGGATTACCACCTCAGGAGGTCTGGAGGAGCTGAAGGAGAAGGAGTCTGTCTCTATAACCTGCTCAGCTCCGACTCCCTGTCCACTCTCACCTCCTGAACTCACCTGGAATCTCCAACCAGACTCTGGCAGACAAACACAGAAGAACCCAGATGAAACCTCTACAACTAAAATCCAGGAGAACGTGACTCTGTCAGACACACATGATGGATACAACATCACATGCTCTGTCTCATACCCTGTGGATGGAGGAAAACGTCTGAAAACAACAGAGACAGTGACTCTTCATGTTTCCT ATGCCCCTAAAGACACCTCAGCATCCATCAGTCCATCAGGTTTGGTGTCAGCAGGTAGCTGGGTGACGCTGAGCTGCTCCAGTTTAGCCAAGCCTCCCGTCAGCAGCTTCAGCTGGTTCAGGATCAGCTCAGAGGGACCCGTTCAAGTATCTGAGGAGCAGCTTTACAGCTTCGACGTCTCTGAGGGAGGAGAGTTTTACTGTGTGGCTGCAAACGTTCTGGGGAATCAGACGTCATCAAGGATCAAACTAAGAGTTGGAG gacATTTTTCATCATCGGGAGCTTTTGTTGGAGGAATTGTTGGGATCATCTATTCATCTGTGCAGTTATTGTCTTTAG GTGGATGA
- the fen1 gene encoding flap endonuclease 1: MGIHGLAKLIADHAPGAIKEQDIKNYFGRKIAIDASMCIYQFLIAVRQDGNVLQNEEGETTSHLMGMFYRTIRMLENGIKPVYVFDGKPPQLKSAELEKRGERRAEAEKLLAQAQEMGEQENIDKFSKRLVKVTKQHNDECKQLLTLMGVPYIEAPCEAEATCAALVKAGKVFATATEDMDGLTFGTNVLLRHLTASEAKKLPIQEFHFNRVLQDISLTTEQFIDLCILLGCDYCGTIKGIGPKRAIDLIRQHGCIEEILENIDSSKYPTPEDWLYKEARNLFLEPEVVDCSSVELKWNEPDEAGLIQFMCNEKQFNEDRIRNGCKKILKSRQGSTQGRLDSFFTVTGSLSSKRKEPEVKGSAKKKQKTGATPGKFRKGK, encoded by the exons ATGGGAATACACGGACTTGCCAAGTTGATCGCTGACCATGCCCCTGGTGCAATTAAGGAACAAGACATAAAGAACTACTTTG GCAGGAAAATTGCCATAGATGCTTCCATGTGCATCTACCAGTTCCTGATAGCTGTTCGACAGGATGGGAATGTTCTGCAGAACGAAGAAGGAGAGACTACAAG CCACCTGATGGGAATGTTCTACCGTACAATCCGCATGTTGGAGAACGGGATCAAGCCTGTGTACGTGTTTGATGGAAAGCCTCCACAGCTCAAGTCAGCCGAG CTGGAGAAGAGAGGGGAAAGGAGAGCAGAAGCAGAGAAGTTACTCGCTCAAGCCCAGGAAATGG GGGAACAAGAGAATATTGACAAGTTCTCCAAGCGGCTTGTAAAAGTCACCAAGCAGCACAACGATGAGTGCAAACAGCTGCTGACACTGATGGGAGTGCCTTACATCGAG GCTCCATGTGAGGCGGAGGCCACCTGCGCCGCTCTGGTTAAAGCAGGAAAGGTGTTTGCCACGGCAACAGAGGACATGGACGGTCTTACCTTTGGGACAAATGTCCTGCTCAGACACCTCACTGCTAGTGAAGCCAA GAAACTTCCCATTCAGGAGTTCCACTTCAATCGCGTCCTGCAGGACATTAGCCTGACCACTGAGCAG TTCATAGATCTATGCATTCTGCTGGGTTGTGATTACTGTGGCACCATCAAGGGAATCGGACCCAAGAGAGCCATCGACCTGATCCGACAGCACGGCTGCATCGAGGAGATCCTAGAAAACATCGACTCCAGT AAATACCCCACTCCGGAGGACTGGCTCTACAAAGAAGCCAGGAATTTGTTTCTGGAGCCAGAGGTGGTAGATTGCTCCTCAGTGGAGCTGAAGTGGAACGAGCCCGACGAGGCGGGACTGATCCAATTCATGTGCAACGAGAAACAGTTCAA TGAAGACAGGATCCGTAACGGCTGTAAGAAAATCCTGAAGAGCCGACAGGGCAGCACTCAGGGGCGACTGGACTCTTTCTTCACCGTCACTGGATCCCTGTCCTCAAAACGAAAG gAACCAGAGGTCAAAGGATCAGCAAAGAAAAAGCAGAAAACTGGAGCCACTCCTGGCAAGTTTAGAAaaggcaaataa